The DNA region gctccaaaataatcttaatatattttatcttttcttcttgtgTACATAGTGGACTTTGTGATTCCATAGTAACCATCTATCGGGAAGAGGGCATTCTAGGATTTTTCGCGTGAGTAAATATTGATTAGTATGTAATTTTTGTATGAGTGGGAAACATTTCCTGAAAATAAGGACAGTGggctgggtccagtggctcacacctgtaatcccagcactttgggaggccgaggcgggcagaacacgaggtcaggagatcgagaccatcctggctaacacagtgaaaccccgtttctactaaaaatacaaaaaaattagccgggcatggtggcgggcgcctgtagtcccagctactctggaggctgaggcggagaatggcgtgaacccaggaagcggagcttgcagtgagccaagatcacgccactgcactccagcctgggggacagagtgagactccatctcaacaaaaaaaaaaagaaagaaaataaggacaGTGAATCTTTGTTTCATCCTTGGGGAAAATGTACTCCCTGGGCTTACCTCACATTAcattctagttattttttttcttttttctctgcagaaAGGTATTTAGGCCCCATATGACTAGAATTCTCTTGTGAAGACCCCAAACCTTTGCTTCTAGATACTTAAaacatttgaggccaggcatagtggctcatgcctataatcccagacttTAAGAGTCCAGGGTggttagatcacctgaggtcaggagttcaagaccagcctggccaacatggtaaaaccccgtctctgggtgtggtggtgtgcacctataatcccagctactcgggaggctgaggcaggataattgcttgaacccgggaggtggaagttacagtgagctgagattgtgccactgtactccagcccgggcaacagagtgagactccatctcacaaaataaaaataaaataaaagataaaattaaataaggaatttctttttttaacaaaggACTTAATTCCAAGTTTCTACCCTTATAGTAAACTCCCAATTCTATATagataataaaatgagaaaaattaaatgttgaAAAATGGGGAAATCATCTTAACTTGTATTTTCCTTAACTTACTAAAAGATACGTTTTTGCAAGACTTGAATTTACTTTGAAAGAACTTAGACTACTACCCTCATTCttctatgaagaaaaattttgcaTCATTACCtaaatggttgtttttttttttttttaattttcagagtaTCTCCACATATGGATTTTGAATGTCATAAATACTCTGTGAGATAGGCAGGACAGCTATAGTTAGTATCACTTTAGAGATTAAAAAACATGGATGCTCTGAGAGTTTCATCTGCTGCCTGTCACATCGCTGATGAGTGCTGGAGCTGGCATTTGAAGCTGGTCTTCAATCCGTGTGGAAATGCTCTTCCCACTATTCCATGCTGCCTCACCTAGGTCACCTAGACCCTAGAAAGGTAGTTTTTGATGCCTCTCATCTATATCTGTACTTGGAACCATTcttgctttgtaatttttctcatcttttgtcTGCCAAATTTGAATATCAGATAGCTTagcaaaatcattttttaaagctggTCAAAGCAAAACAATATTTAAGTCTCTTCTGCAAAGCACCTCGCAAATGTTTTGCCTCCCTGCTTATAGTTATGAATAGTAAGGTGGGCCACTGAGGGTATAGCCGACCTGCATTTTAAACGTAGGAACAAAAGTCACTGGAGATCAGCTTCAAGTACAGCTTGTTAACGAGAATGAACTAGGTGTGCGGGCTGGATTCTGGTGTTTGATGTCTTTTTCACTTCCCTAGAATGTTTTGTGACCTCTAATTATATGAGAAGCATTTGTACTGAAGAGCCTGTCTTTTTACTGATCACATTTtttggttcttatttttattgtttcttcatGTAGGGGTCTTGTTCCTCGCCTTCTAGGTGACATCCTTTCTTTGTGGCTGTGTAACTCACTGGCCTACCTCGTCAATACCTATGCACTGGACAGTGGGGTAGGTTGTAACCTTCATGAGATGTGCTGGCCTTGGCTTTAATCTGGCAGCTAGTTTAGCTTTTAAAGTAAGatgtgccaggcgcggtggttcacgtctgtaatcccagcactttgggaggccgacgcgggcggattacctgagatcaggagttccagaccagcctggccaacatggtgaaacctcgtctctactaaaaatacagaaaaaagtagctgggcccacgtggtggtgcgtacctgtagtcccagctacttgggaggctgaggcaagagaatcgcttgaacccaggaggtggaggttgcagtgagccaagatcatgccactgcattccagcctgagtgacagagggagacaccatttccaaaaagtaaataaataaataaataaataaataaataaataaatgaagtaagaTGACAGTTTGCTACATGCCAGACTGAACAATTAGgtaaaaattatcaaattttcAGATGTTAATGAAATGACCCATACTGTTTACTGAAGAATGATACACGTTAAAAGTCCCTAAGATATGACAGAGTATACCCAAGAGACTTAGCCCTGTATTCGTTCAGGGCTTTAAAGAGATCACTTCTTTATTCATACTTAAGAGAACCTGGGAAAGCAGGACATCTTTATGGCATATCTGGGGCTTTTCATCTAATCTGGACTTAAGGGGGTACCTGTATTGGCTTTTTAGAAACCTCAGCCTTTTGAGAATTAGTCTTATCTAGAAGTTGTCTTTCCTATCTCAGCAGTTGTGGGGCCTCTTGTATATAGGCAGCTTCATAGCATGATGAAAAATTGAACACGTCATGGGGTATATGACTCAATCCATGTTGTAAACCTCTTGAGTATAGAGAGGAATTTTCTTCAGCGCATCTGGTAGAAAGCTAGCTGTGTACAACAAAAGTAGTGAATTGTCCCTTAGATATGCTATAAATATGGTTTTCCAGGGACTATATTTCTAGGACATGGGAAAAGGTTAtcaatctcattttcttttgtatttgaaaTCCTTTTACATTCATTCCTAAGGCATTTTAGTATAATATGAATTTGTCTATTAATATTGAATCAGGTTGATCATTTTGACCACTGCCTTATTATTCTAATAATCAGTGTTTTATGGTTTTGTCCTCAAAattacaggtgtggtggctcatgcctgtaatcccaacacttggggaggctgaagtgggaggatcacttgagcccaggagatcaaggttgtgagatcacagctcactgcccctccagcctgggcaacaatgagaGAGatcagatcctgtctcaaaaaaaagaaaattaattttcaagCAGTCAAGCTGATAATTTAGAGATAGACTATATTGACATGGAGAGCAAGGCACAGTAGCTccagtctgtaattccagcaactcaggaggcttaggtgggaggtttgcctgaagccaggagtttgaaatcagcctaggcaacatagcaagacacacCATCtcttagctaggcatagtggctgacgcctataatctcagcactttgagaggtcaaggtgggacgatctcttgagcccaggagtttgagaccagcctgggcaaacttagggagactccatctcaaaaaaaaagacaccatctcttaaaaaatactttgaaatttaggccgggcgtggtggctcaagcctgtaatcccagcactttgggagaccaaggcgggtggatcacaaggtcaggagatcaagaccatcctggctgacatggtgaaaccccgtctctactaaaaatacaaaaaaaaaaactagccgggcgaggtggcgggcgcctgtagtcccagctactcggaggctgaggcgggagaatggcgtgaacctgggaggcggagcttgcagtgagctgagatcgccccactgcactccagcctgggcgacacagcgagactccgtctcaaaaaaaaaaaaaaatacttcgaAATTTGCTGGACGTGGTGATGTGTGCTTCAGGaggtcactgcacttcagcctgggtgacaaagcgagacactgtctgaaagtttaaaaaaaaaagaaaaaaaagagaaaggaaaaaagaatatattgatGTGTTGTAGTGTTGTAGTCAATTAATTGAAGGCTCTTTTCCTGTTTTAGGTTTCTActatgaatgaaatgaagagttATTCTCAAGCTGTCACAGGAGTgagtttttttaaatccttttaaccttCTAGGAatagttgtgttttgttttgttttcgttttaaATCTGGCTTGTGTCATCACTGCTTTAAGATAACCAGATATCTCACTGGGACATCTCCCTCAAATGTGTTATATTTGTCAAAGGTAAGAATAACTCAGTGTTCAGCCAGGCGccgtggatcacacctgtaatcctagcactttgggagggtgaggtgggcggatcacctgaggtcaggagttcaagaccagcctggccaacgtggtgagtccccgtctctactgaaaatactaaaattagccaagcatggtggtgcatgcctataatcccagctactcaagaggctgaggcaggagaattgctggaacgtGGGAcacagaggctgcaatgagctgagatcacgccactgcacttcagcctgggcgacagagtgagactccatctcaaagaaaaaagagagaataactCAGTTTTCGAAGGAACAACAGACTTACAtgtgaaaataaagagaataaggCAGAGCCCCTGCCTCACATCCTGCATGGTTTCGTACTGCTCAGGTTCATAGTGGGTGTGCCTTTCCTCCTAAATAATATTGttcaggccagacatggtggttcacgcctgtaaagccagcacttcgggaggccgaggaaggaagatcacttgaggccaagagttcaagaccagcctgggcaactgagcaagaccccatttctacaaaagttaaaaaaaaaaaaaaaatagctggggcgggcacggtggctcactcctgtaatcccagcactttgggaggctgaggtcgggagttcgacatcagcctggccaacctggagaaatctcgtctctactaaaactacaaaattagctgggcatggtggtgcatgcctgtaatcccagctactcgggaggctaaggcgggagaattgcttgaacccaggaggcggaggttgcagtgagccagtattgtgccattgcactccagcctgggcaacaagagtgaaactccgtctcaaaaaaaaaaaaaaaagaaaagtagccgggcatggtggcgtgcacctatagtcccagctactcaggatcaGAGAAGTCTTCTAGccttttattaaaatgttggATGCCGTGGTGTGTTAAGAGGAAGAAGCATCTCCAGGCTCAAAACTGTAACTGTTGTCTTTCCAGGGTACTGAGAAAGTGAGACAAGCGTTAGAGTGTCTCACCGCAGTGGCACTAGGCCTTTAAGgtaaaagaaaggagaataaagacTAGGAATGATCTAATAACAGCTGccttgtttccattttacagtttTTTGCGAGTATGTTGACCTATCCCTTTGTGCTTGTCTCCAATCTTATGGCTGTCAACAACTGTGGGTAAgtactttgtatttcttattCTAGTAGGTGGCTGACCGTATGCTGACAGGTGGAGCAGCCTTGTAGAAATTTAGGAAACATGAGAGATCAGTGTCAAGCTCtgattggtattttttttaaaaagcggGGAGGAAAAGTATAATTTATACCATTAGAagattcctggccgggcgcggtggctcaagcctgtaatcccagcactctgggaggccgagacgggcggatcacaaggtcaggagatcgagaccatcctggctaacccggtgaaaccccgtctctactaaaaaaatataaaaaactagccgggcgaggtggcgggcgcttgtagtcccagctactcgggaggctgaggcaggagaatggcgtaaacccgggaggcggagcttgcagtgagctgagatccggccactgcactccagcctgggcgacagagcaagactccgtctcaaaaaaaaaaaaaaaaaaaaaaaaaaaaaaaaaaagaagattcctaatttttttctgtatgccCTATGCAGCAGCAGCctcaatttgtatttatttattaattattatttttgttttatgtatttattttttttgagacagagtcttgctttgttgcccaggctggagtgcaatagcacgatctcgcctcactgtgacctccacctcctgggttcaagtgattctcctgtgtcagcctcctgaatagctgggattacagacatgcgccactacgcccggctaatatttttgtatttttggtagagacagggtttgaccatgttggccaggctggtcttgaattcctgacctcaagtgatccacccgcctcggcctcccaaagtgctgggattacaggcataagccatcgtgcCAGGccaattactattatttttatagtttttttgtggGTTGTTTtggtgtgtggttttttttgttgttgttgtttgtttttgtttgtttttgtttgtttgtttttgagacagaatctcactctgtcacccaggctggagtgcagtggtgcagtctcgctTCATTGCAATAtacacctcctggattcaagcagttcttctgcctcagcttcccaagaagctgtgattacaggcatgtgccaccatgctgggctaatttttgcatttttagtagagacggagtctcactatgttggccagactggtcccaaactcctgacctcaggtgatctgcctatctcggacttccaaagtgctggaattacaggcatgagccactgcacctggcctatttttatttttaatttttttagagatagggctGCAGTGTGGTGGTGAAGTcctacctcactgcagcctcgaactcctgagctgaagtgatcctcctatctcagctttccaagtagttgggagtacatgtgcatgccaccatgtctggctaattattttttgtggagacacggggtctcactttgttgcccaggctggtcttaaatttctaggctcaagtgattctccttcctcggcctcttaaggtgctgggattataggggtgagccaccatgcacagccaacatgttattttaaatctttatcttCTTTCCTATGAAAGTGACAAAAGGTGTATCAGGGATTAAATGACAACCCGTACCTGTTTTTCCTGGGGCTTTATGGAGAAAGTGAGTTTTAAAGAACCAGAATTAGGATATTTAGTCTATGGAAAGCTTGATGACCTTTTCTCTGTATTGGTTAGAAGGGCAGGTGTTGGTATAGTGGTAGACTCCATTGATTTCCAAATTCTAGATGCCCAGTGACTCTACTGAGTTGAGcaaaatttgccttttttttttttttttttttttttttttgagacggagtctcgctctgtcacccgggctggagtgcagtggccggatctcagctcactgcaagctccgccccccgggttccggccattctcctgcctcagcctccccaggagctgggaccacaggcgccgccaccacgcccggctagtttttttgtatttttagtagagacggggtttcaccgtgttagccaggatggtctcgatttc from Rhinopithecus roxellana isolate Shanxi Qingling chromosome 15, ASM756505v1, whole genome shotgun sequence includes:
- the LOC104668422 gene encoding mitochondrial carrier homolog 2 isoform X3 gives rise to the protein MVQFIGRESKYCGLCDSIVTIYREEGILGFFAGLVPRLLGDILSLWLCNSLAYLVNTYALDSGVSTMNEMKSYSQAVTGFFASMLTYPFVLVSNLMAVNNCGLAGGCPPYSPIYTSWIDCWCMLQKEGNMSRGNSLFFRKVPFGKTYCCDLKMLI
- the LOC104668422 gene encoding mitochondrial carrier homolog 2 isoform X2, yielding MIARSAATLITHPFHVITLRSMVQFIGRESKYCGLCDSIVTIYREEGILGFFAGLVPRLLGDILSLWLCNSLAYLVNTYALDSGVSTMNEMKSYSQAVTGFFASMLTYPFVLVSNLMAVNNCGLAGGCPPYSPIYTSWIDCWCMLQKEGNMSRGNSLFFRKVPFGKTYCCDLKMLI